AGTGAGAAGAGATCCAAATAAGGTGGTCACAGTCTCCCTGGGAGCTATCTACTTCATGCAAAATACATCTGGATATTTGTTTATTCTCTGTTTATGTTGAAAGAGAAGGGCATAAGGGAAGGGAAAAGATTTTTTAATTGTTATAAATTTGAAATAgtcttttcttctaaaaaaaaaatcaggacatttttaagtaaaaaaaaagccaaaatcaaAAGGTGGGATTTTGAGCAAGCGATGGGTAAAAAATTAATAGGCATGACTTGCTGTGTGAAGATCTTCAAGGTCATATTCATTCTGTTCTTAATTATAAACGTATGTTTTTCATTAAAACCATACAAATGTTTGATTCTTATTTACCTATTATAGAAAAATAGGTAAATAAGAATGAAAGTCCCTACCCTTCTCCACCGGTCTCCCCAGAATTACTCTTTCTGTGTGCATCtttctaaactttaaaaaaactattGTATGGacctatttgtatatatataaagaaaattagcCTGTTTGGACACAAATGGATGTATCAtgtgtattattatttattttggttttttgggTATAAAACAAGTTTCCTGAGACGATCCAAATGGATTAACTCATTTTTGATAATGGCCATGGAGATACTCCACCATAATCCTGGATCTAACCTGGTTTTTTTAAGTATTCCTCTAATAATAGACATTTAGGTCACTGCCAATGTTTATGATAAATGGTGCTGAAACTAACGTGTCTCTGTGCCATTTTTGCAAATTCTTATAAATACCTCAGTATGAATTCCTGGAATTGGAGCTGCTGAACAAGCGTATGCACATTTGAACTTCTGAAAGATGCTGTCAAATTATGTTCCAATAATGCTTTGCAAATTAATATACTCACCATGGTCAGGGATTTCTAGGCATCTTattcttacataaaatatttagaacacCAGTTTACGGCCAATGCATCTATAGAACACTTCAATGCACCTTTTAGACAAGGACAGTGTGTGAATATTAGCCCTTGATAAACTGCAGCTCATTCcatctgtttgttttttctctctggtgtTCCTGGGATGTCTTCATGATGCCTCTACCCTGTTGTCAGTCAACCTGAGCGGAAGCACTTCTTCGTCAAAATGACGGGCCTCCTTATCAACATTTTGGTCTGGTCTCTGGGCATAGCCCTAGCCAGCAGCAGATCCTGGCGCGTGTGGGAATTTGACAGCAACATTGCTCCCGTTGTGTTCATTGGACTTTGGGATGCTTTCTATTTTCATAACATGAACATCTCCAGCTCACTGGCTCAGCTGCGCATGCAGAGCAGTCTCAACGGGAGCTGGGTCCTTTCGGATGAAATTCGGTATGGGCGGGACCTGATACTGCTGGCGAATTGCATGGTGTTCGTCACCTTCATTTTTGTCTCCAAGGCACTTTGGGTCCACTGGATCACTGACGCACACCCAGAATTCCTCCGATTTTATTACAAAATTGCcgcctcctttcttttcttgagCAGCATTAGTGACATCACTGCAGTGACAATGAATTTCTATGTGGATTTTTATGGCCAAACCACCCTTGACTTTCCACCTAGTTTTcctgttaaaaaagaaatgctagtaAGGAAACGCTTCACCTATGTGTTCCCACTAGGAATTACAACGGCCGTCCTCTCGCTAATAAGTGCCACCTTATTCTTCTATGACACATGTTCAATAAAATGGTCAAATCGAGTGAACGCCATGCCTACGGCCGAACTTCCCCATGCTTCCGTTTAGAGGAAGACTGAATGGGTTGCTCTTCGCAGTTGCTGGCATTCGTTTTCGTGAAGGAACTCCTTATGTACACATCACATTGTATCATCTGCCCAATCTCCAGACTCAGGGCTGCTCCCACGCGCAGCCCCCGCCCACAGGCAGGTGAGCGGCAGGCCCTGGTCACGTGGCCCTGTGGAAATTGGGGCGCTGGGCACCCACTCAGCCTACTGCTTTGGCCGCTGCTTTTACTGTAACCAACAGCCTGTGTCTCTCACCGGGGCTCCGGTGCCTTCGGCCAGGAGATGGACAGGGAACTGACTTGTTACCTTGCAGGAGGGTGACGTCTCAGTGCCTCCGCGGTTCCTGCTTGACAGGAGTGAGTAGAGCCTGGGAAGTGTAACTACCACCAAGAGCCAAGCTTCTGTGGAGGGACCCAGGCCACTGGCCGCACACGAGCGCCACCTGCCCTCGGGTCGGCACAGACAGGTGGGCCTCGCAGGCCCAGGGCGCCAGCGGGGACGGGCGGAGAACGGACAGGGGCACAGGGCAATGAAAACctatgtccacacagaaacttGTACACAATTATCTGTAGTAGCTTTAGTCATGATAGctcaaaactggaaataaccaaaACTGTTGTACGAATAGTCTATGAAATGTCAGATGAATAGTGAAACTGCGCTTTGTTTATACCATAGAATATAACCTAGcagtaaaaacaataacaaagtaaataaataaaaggcatccaaatgggaaaggaagaagtgaaaataTCTCTATTTGCTGATGATGATCttctatgtagaaaaccctaaaggttacacacgcgtgcacacacacacacacacacacacacacacacacacacatctgttaggactagtaaatgaattcaacaaagtAGCAGGATTCAAAGTCAACACACGACAATCAGTTGCGTTTCTATACAGTAACGATGAACGATTTGAAAAGGAAATGACAAGAACAATGCaacttacaatagcatcaaagagAATAGAATACTTGGGAATTAACCAGCGAGGTGAAGCAGCTGCGCAGGAAGAGCTAGAGGACACTGCTGAAAGAAAGGAGGATATCAACAAGTGGCCACACAGCCAGGGGCATGAGCTGGGGGGCTTCAGGTGGCCGAAGTGCACCGCGCCCTCCCTCGGAGGGCCCTCAAAGGACAACCGTCCTTGCTACTTCTTGGGAGGATGAGACCGTCCCCAGCCCCTAACGGTGGGGGTCAATACTGGAGTGCTCCTCACCCAGGAACGTGCTGTTTCTCCCTAGCTGGTCGGTGTCTGTAATGTTGCATCAGATTTTACACAGCACGTCTATGGGTTTGTGGCACTACGAGGAGCATGGGGTGCATTACCTCAACCTGTCCAATTGCCAGACCTGAAAGATGGAGcctgtttccaatttttcaatattataaaTAGGGTATGATGAATATCCTTGCCTAGTAATCTTTATGCACATCTCTGGTTATTTTCTTTGGACAAATGCCTAGAAATGGTCAAAGAGTCTGATGAGCATTTTTAAGGTGCCTGCTGTATAACGCCCCACCACCAGCCCCAAAGAATGGCTCGCTTTATTACATTCCCTCAGAATTCCTGTTTGCTGGCACCCTCACCTACATttggaaacttaaaaaaagattCACCATTTAGTTAGATGAAAAAAAcggtgggaaaatattttttacactGTTACCTGGTTAGAAAAAAAgtcaaaggaagaataaaattgtGTGGCATGTGAAAATGATGTGAAATTCCAATTTCAGGGTCCGTAGAGACAGTTGTCTTGGTGTGTGACCACATCCATTTATCTGCACATTGCCTCTGGCGGCTTTCGAGCTACAACGGCAGATAAGTAGTTGCGACAGAGACCCATGGCCTGcaatgcctaaaatatttacaatctgATCATTTACAGAAATGGTTTGCTGACGCTTGTTTTAGATAAAATCAACCCATACGCAGATACACCGTGGTAAAGTCATACAATGGTCCTAACCATCACTGAGAACAAATGAATTACAAGCACgcgcagcaacatgaatggatgtCACTGACATGAAGCcgagagaaagaagccagacaccggGGATACGTGTAGCATGTGTCCGTGGGCAGTGTAGTCGCCGGGCATTTACAACAGGCCCCAGCGGCCCAGGCCTGTGGAAGTCAGGGACAGCTGAGGGTGGGGGGGTGTCTCAGGCTGATCTGGGTGCCAGGTAGCTGCAGGAGTTCACTGTCAAAACTCACTGAGGTCCCCACTGGTGGCTTGCTCACTTGCCTGGTGGTGAGCTGTGCTTCAGCCCagttttagaaaaaagaaagaaagggatggGCCACTGCTCGGCCCCATCTGGGAACAGGCAGTTAAGGCAAAGCAGGCCAGGAGCTCTTCGGCGTTTCCTCCCGTTCTGTTTCTGAGCTCTTCTTCCCTACCTCAGCTTCCGTGGCTTTCCTCATTGCCTCCCTTCCCCCGAGGCAGGGGGAGGAAGTCCTCGGCTGCCACACTTATTCTGCCATGAATAAGAAATAGTTTGCTGCCACACATGTCTATGCATTTGTCACACATTATTTATTGCTATGTAAtaaatcacttaaaaaattaatgGCTTAAACGACAAATATTTTATTGTGCACTCATGACTCTGTGAGCTAGGCAGGGTTGGATAGGTGATTCTTCTGCTCCCTGTGGCATTGGCTGCGGCCATGCCCTGGGCTGCATAGCTGCCTGGGATGAAAGGTGAAAGAAGCCTTAACTGAGGTAGTTTGACTCCTTTGGGCTCCTGTCCTCATGGCTCTCTTGGGCCGCCTTATAGTTCAGCAGTCTCAGAGTGATCTGACTTCTTGCATGGTGGCTGATTTCCAAGACCAAGAAAGTGGAAGTGCCAGTTCTCTTAAGCCTGGGGATGGAAGTCTGAGAACATCacttccaccaccttctataggtCAGAGTCAGCCATAGGTGTGCTCATTCAGGAAGAGAAGAGATAGGCTCCCCACCTTGATATGAGGAACAGAAATGCATTTGTGACCTCCTCTAATCCGCTCACAGCCTTAGGGTGATGGTGGCTGAGCTAGTTGGAGCTGACCACACTTCCTGGAGCCCCTAGGGTGCCAGGGCCTCAGGTGATCGCAGCAGACCCCCTGCCCTCTTGCATACCCTGCGAGACTTCCGTCCAaccatttatgtaacatttacaTTAACCCAGTAACAAGCACACACATACCTCAACAATTTATAGAGACAGTTTATAGAATATATTGAATTGGAACCTGTCAGCTTTTTGTTTAAAACAAATGCTCCTATGTACTCTGTTGAGCGTCAGACTCAAGCACACAACAGCACAGCAACAGCGATGGCTGTTACCCAAACTCTTGTCTAGACCAATGCATCCTAAACGCTTCTGTGCATGTGGATCACTGGGAATCTTGTCAAAAGGCAGATTCTAGTTCTGCAGGTCAGTGAGGCTGAATGTGCTGCTCTGTGGATCACACGGTGTGACTCTGACTGTGCCTATCAGACCACAACGGAATTCAAACAATCAGAAATCAGGAACTTCCAAAGCACAGGCTGGCTACAAAACAGGGCTATTCAGACCCCCATCAACACTCCCTAGTTAAATTGGCATAGAGCTAAACTTGTCTTTTATAAGGAACATAAATTCATTAGTTAGGGATGAAATAATTTACTCCGATGACAAGCGATCACACACAAATTTATAAATGGATGAGAACATGACATGGGCAGAAAATTGGATTCAGattatgcaaaaaaaataaacc
This DNA window, taken from Manis pentadactyla isolate mManPen7 chromosome X, mManPen7.hap1, whole genome shotgun sequence, encodes the following:
- the LOC118926310 gene encoding uncharacterized protein LOC118926310 — translated: MTGLLINILVWSLGIALASSRSWRVWEFDSNIAPVVFIGLWDAFYFHNMNISSSLAQLRMQSSLNGSWVLSDEIRYGRDLILLANCMVFVTFIFVSKALWVHWITDAHPEFLRFYYKIAASFLFLSSISDITAVTMNFYVDFYGQTTLDFPPSFPVKKEMLVRKRFTYVFPLGITTAVLSLISATLFFYDTCSIKWSNRVNAMPTAELPHASV